A region of Nocardioides sp. JS614 DNA encodes the following proteins:
- a CDS encoding RNA polymerase sigma factor: protein MSIPPGPDEAARRRAFRDFVEPEIELMLRVARSMTSGDADAEDLVQESLLRAYRGLHRFDGSHPRAWLLTILRNTNANLHRRRRPITIDDAQLHAASRPAFGHSELPSAEQSFLDEELDEKLHNAIAALDPRFRAALILVDLHDLSYAEAAAVLDVPVGTVMSRLSRARDRLRRSLGPTTLSRGGLS, encoded by the coding sequence ATGAGCATCCCGCCCGGGCCCGACGAGGCCGCCCGTCGGCGAGCCTTCCGCGACTTCGTGGAGCCCGAGATCGAGTTGATGCTGCGCGTCGCGCGAAGCATGACGTCCGGGGACGCCGATGCCGAGGACCTGGTGCAGGAGTCACTCCTGCGGGCGTACCGCGGGCTGCACCGCTTCGACGGCAGCCACCCCCGCGCCTGGCTGCTCACCATCCTGCGCAACACGAACGCCAACCTGCACCGACGGCGGCGGCCGATCACCATCGACGACGCCCAGCTCCATGCGGCGTCGCGCCCCGCGTTCGGGCACTCCGAGCTGCCGAGTGCCGAGCAGTCCTTCTTGGACGAGGAGCTCGACGAGAAGCTTCACAACGCGATCGCCGCACTCGACCCGCGATTCCGGGCCGCCCTGATCCTGGTCGACCTGCACGATCTCAGCTATGCCGAGGCCGCCGCAGTACTCGATGTCCCCGTCGGGACGGTGATGTCCCGACTGAGCCGCGCCCGCGATCGGCTGCGGCGGAGTCTCGGCCCCACCACCCTGTCCCGAGGAGGGCTGTCATGA
- a CDS encoding GAF domain-containing protein, producing the protein MRGPSASGDDPEQVTGGLRADVAASWHRSAAAGVQKEAPEAPITLPDDELRAHRAAHPLARVFPLLDDILGQAARDTGSLMAVSDAEGQLLWVCGTGSIQRRAESIGFVEGSNWDERLAGTNAPGLALQLGRPIGVLGSEHFRESVQDWSCVAAPIHDPVTSGLLGVLDVTGGPQLAVPQAMAMVRAAARMAEAELAREQARVRPEAAAPARGTLMVIEALGRSEALLTVTSDGVGSPQLRLSRRHSEILVLLAGSTSGLTGDELAALMYDEDGGSSTLRAELNRLRGLLGADLLASRPYRLMANIAADWLAVEAQAAAGDVRAAMRGYRGPLLARSTAPGVAAMRQAVDSTLRHAVLTSGAADLMSTWTRSSWGADDYEMWSAQRAALATGSPMRALVEGQLARLDRELGWRPPGR; encoded by the coding sequence ATGCGTGGGCCGAGCGCGTCCGGTGACGACCCCGAGCAGGTGACCGGTGGCCTGCGCGCCGACGTCGCGGCCAGCTGGCACCGGTCGGCGGCGGCCGGCGTGCAGAAGGAGGCGCCGGAGGCCCCGATCACCCTGCCCGACGACGAGCTGCGCGCCCACCGCGCCGCCCATCCGCTGGCTCGGGTCTTCCCGCTGCTCGACGACATCCTCGGCCAGGCCGCCCGCGACACCGGGTCGCTGATGGCCGTATCGGACGCTGAAGGCCAGCTGCTGTGGGTGTGTGGGACCGGCTCGATCCAGCGCCGGGCCGAGTCGATCGGCTTCGTCGAGGGCAGCAACTGGGACGAGCGGTTGGCCGGCACCAACGCGCCGGGGCTGGCGCTCCAGCTCGGCCGGCCGATCGGCGTGCTGGGGTCCGAGCACTTCCGCGAGTCGGTGCAGGACTGGAGCTGCGTGGCGGCACCGATCCACGACCCGGTCACCTCCGGCCTGCTCGGTGTCCTCGACGTGACCGGTGGCCCGCAGCTCGCCGTACCCCAGGCGATGGCGATGGTGCGGGCCGCGGCCCGGATGGCGGAGGCCGAGCTGGCTCGTGAGCAGGCCCGGGTCCGGCCCGAGGCGGCGGCACCTGCGCGCGGCACCCTGATGGTGATCGAGGCGCTGGGGCGCTCTGAGGCCCTGCTCACGGTGACCTCGGACGGCGTCGGCTCGCCGCAGCTGCGCCTCTCCCGCCGGCACAGCGAGATCCTGGTGCTGCTGGCCGGCTCGACCTCCGGGTTGACCGGCGACGAGCTGGCGGCCCTGATGTACGACGAGGACGGCGGGTCGTCCACCCTGCGAGCCGAGCTCAACCGGCTCCGCGGCCTGCTCGGGGCCGACCTGCTGGCGTCTCGTCCCTACCGGCTGATGGCCAACATCGCCGCCGACTGGCTCGCGGTCGAGGCGCAGGCGGCGGCCGGCGACGTACGGGCGGCGATGCGGGGCTACCGAGGGCCGCTGCTGGCCCGCTCCACCGCGCCCGGCGTCGCGGCCATGCGGCAGGCCGTCGACAGCACCCTCCGCCACGCGGTGCTGACCAGCGGCGCCGCCGACCTGATGTCGACCTGGACCCGCTCGTCCTGGGGCGCGGACGACTACGAGATGTGGTCGGCGCAGCGTGCCGCACTCGCGACCGGCTCACCGATGCGGGCCCTCGTCGAGGGCCAGCTGGCCCGGCTGGACCGCGAGCTCGGGTGGCGCCCACCCGGCCGCTGA
- the exaC gene encoding acetaldehyde dehydrogenase ExaC, translating into MTVFAPPGTAGSTISVQARCGHFIGGEWVPPIKGAYFENISPVTGQPFTEIARGTAEDIEAALDAAHNAAPAWGRTSPAERSNALLRIADTMQAHLEDLAVIETWDNGKAVRETLNADLPLAIDHFRYFAGVLRGQEGTISQIDEDTIAYHFHEPLGVVGQIIPWNFPILMAVWKLAPALAAGNTVVLKPAEQTPWSILKLVELIGDLLPAGVVNVVNGFGVEAGKPLASSPRISKIAFTGETTTGRLIMQYASENLIPVTLELGGKSPNIFFEDVAAARDAFYDKALEGFAMFALNQGEVCTCPSRALVQRSIYSEFVADAIARVQAIKQGNPLDTETMMGAQASRDQLEKILSYIEIGKQEGAGVLTGGARLELGGDLAGGYYVQPTVFEGHNAMRIFQEEIFGPVVALTSFDDDADALKIANDTLYGLGAGVWSRDGSRAFRTGKGIQAGRVWTNCYHAYPAHAAFGGYKGSGIGRETHKMMLDHYQQTKNLLVSYSPDALGFF; encoded by the coding sequence ATGACCGTCTTCGCACCGCCGGGAACCGCCGGCTCGACCATCTCCGTGCAGGCCCGCTGCGGGCACTTCATCGGCGGGGAGTGGGTCCCGCCGATCAAGGGCGCGTACTTCGAGAACATCTCGCCCGTGACCGGTCAGCCGTTCACCGAGATCGCCCGCGGCACCGCCGAGGACATCGAGGCCGCGCTCGACGCCGCGCACAACGCCGCGCCGGCCTGGGGTCGCACCTCCCCGGCCGAGCGCTCCAACGCGCTGCTCCGGATCGCCGACACGATGCAGGCCCACCTCGAGGACCTTGCCGTGATCGAGACGTGGGACAACGGCAAGGCGGTCCGGGAGACCCTCAACGCCGACCTGCCGCTCGCGATCGACCACTTCCGCTACTTCGCGGGCGTGCTGCGCGGACAGGAGGGGACGATCTCGCAGATCGACGAGGACACCATCGCCTACCACTTCCACGAGCCCCTCGGCGTCGTCGGCCAGATCATCCCGTGGAACTTCCCGATCCTGATGGCGGTCTGGAAGCTCGCACCGGCCCTCGCCGCGGGCAACACCGTGGTGCTGAAGCCCGCCGAGCAGACCCCGTGGTCGATCCTGAAGCTGGTCGAACTCATCGGCGACCTGCTGCCCGCCGGCGTGGTCAACGTCGTGAACGGGTTCGGCGTCGAGGCGGGCAAGCCGCTCGCCTCGAGCCCGCGGATCTCGAAGATCGCCTTCACCGGGGAGACCACGACCGGCCGGCTGATCATGCAGTACGCCAGCGAGAACCTGATCCCCGTCACCCTCGAGCTCGGCGGCAAGAGCCCGAACATCTTCTTCGAGGACGTCGCAGCCGCGCGGGACGCCTTCTACGACAAGGCCCTCGAGGGCTTCGCGATGTTCGCGCTGAACCAGGGCGAGGTGTGCACCTGCCCGTCACGGGCGCTGGTGCAGCGCTCGATCTACTCCGAGTTCGTCGCCGATGCGATCGCCCGGGTCCAGGCCATCAAGCAGGGCAATCCGCTGGACACCGAGACGATGATGGGCGCGCAGGCGTCACGTGACCAGCTCGAGAAGATCCTGTCCTACATCGAGATCGGCAAGCAGGAGGGCGCCGGCGTCCTCACCGGTGGGGCCCGGCTCGAGCTCGGCGGTGACCTCGCGGGCGGCTACTACGTCCAGCCCACGGTCTTCGAGGGCCACAACGCGATGCGCATCTTCCAGGAGGAGATCTTCGGCCCGGTGGTCGCGCTGACGTCGTTCGACGACGACGCCGACGCACTCAAGATCGCGAACGACACGCTCTACGGGCTCGGCGCCGGCGTCTGGTCCCGGGACGGCTCGCGGGCCTTCCGGACGGGCAAGGGGATCCAGGCCGGCCGGGTGTGGACCAACTGCTACCACGCCTATCCCGCGCACGCGGCCTTCGGCGGTTACAAGGGCTCCGGTATCGGCCGGGAGACCCACAAGATGATGCTGGACCACTACCAGCAGACCAAGAACCTGCTGGTGTCCTACTCGCCCGACGCGCTCGGCTTCTTCTAG
- a CDS encoding ester cyclase has product MINRRDALRASGLATFGALALGAVDAGLTPAEATASGQLRGWTPLPDPAAGGVTSPPFPKNLTAEERRNLKTFDELDFTVFSSADWARLGESHAKHVRVHWPDGHYTDGIQKHIDDLAALFVWAPDTNIQVHPLRVAKGNLTAVTGVMRGTFSDPMPDGKGGYIEPTGRQYAINMATVGLWNRRGTMDEEFLFWDNQTFYSQIGL; this is encoded by the coding sequence ATGATCAATCGACGAGACGCACTGCGGGCCTCGGGCCTGGCGACGTTCGGAGCCCTGGCGCTCGGCGCCGTGGATGCAGGGCTCACGCCCGCGGAGGCGACCGCATCGGGCCAGCTCCGCGGCTGGACGCCGCTGCCCGACCCGGCCGCGGGAGGCGTCACCAGCCCGCCGTTCCCGAAGAACCTGACCGCCGAGGAGCGACGCAACCTCAAGACCTTCGACGAGCTGGACTTCACCGTCTTCTCGAGCGCGGACTGGGCGCGCCTGGGCGAGAGTCACGCCAAGCACGTGCGCGTGCACTGGCCGGACGGCCACTACACCGACGGCATCCAGAAGCACATCGACGACCTGGCGGCGCTGTTCGTCTGGGCGCCCGATACCAACATCCAGGTACACCCGCTGCGGGTCGCCAAGGGCAACCTGACCGCGGTCACCGGCGTCATGCGGGGCACCTTCTCGGACCCGATGCCGGACGGGAAGGGCGGGTACATCGAGCCGACCGGTCGGCAGTACGCGATCAACATGGCCACCGTCGGACTCTGGAACCGTCGGGGCACCATGGATGAGGAGTTCCTCTTCTGGGACAACCAGACCTTCTACTCCCAGATCGGCCTCTGA
- a CDS encoding aldehyde dehydrogenase family protein, with protein sequence MNEGFVRAEVAGVVGRARSGQRSLGALSVAERLVHLRALRGAIAGRVDEIVDRVQTETGKSRSDILMSEIFGAMDAIAWLEANADEALADEKVPTPMTLMGKKSRVWFQPRGVVLVISPWNYPFFQAVVPIASALAAGNAVVYKPSEHTPLEGLVESLAEQAAIAPHWLQIVYGDGSVGAEVIGQRPDQVMFTGSTRTGRAILRQAAELLIPVELELGGKDPMIVFEDVNIARTAAGAAFGALTAAGQSCTSVERLYVHESVHDEFVDTLVEVVSSLRLVESPGDDRDGDGDIGCMTTDFQVRTVAEHVLDARARGARVRTGADWDAAAVLDGRPGLSGRPFRLVPPMVVTDLPDDALLATEETFGPVVPVLRFAGEQEVIERANASAYGLTASVWSADAERAERVARQLRCGGVSINNVMATEATPALPFGGVGESGMGRYKGVAGLRAFTNPQAVVVDSDGTKLEANWYPYTARKHALFTSMMRAWFSDGPTRLARFAVAGARLERHAQKARRE encoded by the coding sequence GTGAACGAGGGCTTCGTACGCGCCGAGGTCGCGGGTGTCGTCGGGCGGGCCCGGAGCGGGCAGCGCTCGCTGGGCGCGCTGTCGGTGGCCGAGCGCCTGGTGCACCTGCGCGCCCTGCGCGGCGCGATCGCGGGCCGGGTCGACGAGATCGTCGACCGGGTGCAGACCGAGACCGGCAAGTCGCGCTCGGACATCTTGATGTCGGAGATCTTCGGCGCGATGGACGCGATCGCCTGGCTCGAGGCCAACGCCGACGAGGCGCTCGCCGACGAGAAGGTGCCCACACCGATGACCCTGATGGGCAAGAAGTCGCGGGTCTGGTTCCAGCCGCGCGGGGTCGTCCTCGTCATCTCGCCGTGGAACTACCCGTTCTTCCAGGCGGTCGTCCCGATCGCGAGCGCCCTGGCCGCCGGCAACGCGGTGGTCTACAAGCCGAGCGAGCACACCCCGTTGGAGGGACTGGTCGAGTCGCTGGCCGAGCAGGCGGCGATCGCGCCGCACTGGCTGCAGATCGTGTACGGCGACGGGTCGGTCGGCGCGGAGGTGATCGGGCAGCGACCCGACCAGGTGATGTTCACCGGGTCGACCCGCACCGGCCGGGCGATCCTGCGCCAGGCGGCCGAGCTGCTCATCCCCGTGGAGCTCGAGCTCGGCGGCAAGGACCCGATGATCGTCTTCGAGGACGTCAACATCGCCCGGACGGCGGCCGGGGCCGCGTTCGGGGCGCTCACCGCGGCCGGCCAGTCCTGCACCTCGGTCGAGCGGCTCTACGTCCACGAGTCGGTCCACGACGAGTTCGTCGACACCCTCGTCGAGGTGGTCTCGTCGCTGCGGCTCGTCGAGTCGCCCGGGGACGACCGCGACGGCGACGGCGACATCGGCTGCATGACCACCGACTTCCAGGTGCGTACCGTCGCCGAGCACGTCCTCGACGCCCGCGCCCGCGGCGCCCGGGTGCGCACCGGCGCCGACTGGGATGCGGCGGCGGTCCTGGACGGCCGGCCCGGCCTGTCCGGCCGGCCGTTCCGGCTGGTGCCGCCGATGGTGGTCACCGACCTGCCCGACGACGCGCTGCTGGCGACCGAGGAGACGTTCGGACCAGTGGTACCGGTGCTGCGATTCGCCGGCGAGCAGGAGGTGATCGAGCGCGCCAACGCCTCGGCGTACGGCCTGACCGCGAGCGTGTGGAGCGCCGACGCCGAGCGGGCCGAACGGGTCGCGCGGCAGCTGCGCTGCGGCGGCGTGTCGATCAACAACGTGATGGCCACCGAGGCGACTCCCGCGCTGCCGTTCGGCGGGGTCGGCGAGTCGGGCATGGGCCGCTACAAGGGCGTGGCCGGGCTGCGCGCGTTCACCAACCCGCAGGCGGTCGTCGTCGACTCCGACGGCACCAAGCTCGAGGCCAACTGGTACCCCTACACCGCCCGGAAGCACGCCCTGTTCACCTCGATGATGCGGGCCTGGTTCAGCGACGGACCGACCCGGTTGGCCCGGTTCGCGGTCGCCGGCGCGCGGCTCGAGCGCCATGCCCAGAAGGCTCGCCGTGAGTAG
- a CDS encoding GMC family oxidoreductase N-terminal domain-containing protein: MTERYDVIVVGAGTSGLNLARELAAGGLHCLVLEAGGRYDRHTYPRTEVDGSAQLFWGGGLELNADASLAILRPKVVGGGSIVNQALMDRFDDVALDDFRAASGVDLFTETAMAPYYDRAEATICLQTVPERHRNGNATIFAEGFSRNGYRHAPLRRAQSDCRFEDGNSCIECLSGCRIDSKQSTAITALPAAERHGAVLLADVEVTRVAERPDRVSVTGLVGKPGSTRTEQTWTAARLVLAAGAIGNSRLLLSSGFGAELPALGRNFFTHPQYMNFGVFDEPVRAHSGPLQNYKSADPGFRRQGFKLENVFAGPSSIAMLMPGFGAAHLALMRRYDHLGCIEVCVRDTTPGRIRLNRKGAVVIEKRLGAEDLRRRDAGAAAIRNIFLSMGARRLVEGDLGIGLHLMGGCAIGTDPARSVVDPDFTLHGSRRIHAADSSVFPNAPGINPALTIAALSIRAGESILAAARR, from the coding sequence ATGACCGAGCGCTACGACGTGATCGTGGTCGGGGCCGGGACCTCGGGCCTCAACCTGGCCCGCGAGCTGGCGGCCGGCGGCCTGCACTGCCTGGTCCTGGAGGCGGGTGGCCGCTACGACCGGCACACCTACCCCCGCACCGAGGTCGACGGCTCGGCCCAGCTGTTCTGGGGCGGCGGCCTGGAGCTCAACGCCGATGCGTCGCTGGCGATCCTGCGCCCGAAGGTGGTCGGGGGCGGCTCGATCGTGAACCAGGCGCTGATGGACCGGTTCGACGACGTCGCGCTCGACGACTTCCGGGCGGCGAGCGGCGTCGACCTGTTCACCGAGACCGCGATGGCGCCGTACTACGACCGTGCCGAGGCCACCATCTGCCTGCAGACGGTGCCCGAGCGGCACCGCAACGGCAACGCGACGATCTTCGCCGAGGGCTTCAGCCGCAACGGCTACCGGCACGCGCCGCTGCGGCGCGCCCAGTCCGACTGCCGCTTCGAGGACGGCAACTCCTGCATCGAGTGCCTCTCGGGCTGCCGGATCGACTCCAAGCAGTCCACCGCGATCACGGCCCTGCCCGCGGCCGAGCGGCACGGCGCCGTGCTGCTCGCCGACGTCGAGGTGACCCGGGTCGCCGAGCGTCCCGACCGGGTGAGCGTGACCGGCCTGGTCGGCAAGCCCGGCAGCACGCGCACCGAGCAGACCTGGACGGCCGCCCGGCTGGTGCTGGCCGCCGGGGCGATCGGGAACTCGCGGCTGCTGCTGTCCTCCGGGTTCGGCGCGGAGCTGCCCGCGCTGGGGCGGAACTTCTTCACCCACCCGCAGTACATGAACTTCGGCGTCTTCGACGAGCCGGTCCGGGCGCACTCGGGACCGCTGCAGAACTACAAGTCCGCCGATCCAGGGTTCCGCCGACAGGGGTTCAAGCTCGAGAACGTGTTCGCCGGGCCGTCGTCCATCGCGATGCTGATGCCGGGGTTCGGCGCGGCGCACCTGGCGCTGATGCGCCGCTACGACCACCTGGGGTGCATCGAGGTGTGCGTGCGCGACACCACCCCGGGCCGGATCCGGCTCAACCGCAAGGGCGCCGTGGTGATCGAGAAGCGGCTCGGCGCCGAGGACCTGCGTCGCCGCGACGCCGGCGCCGCGGCGATCCGGAACATCTTCTTGTCCATGGGTGCGCGCCGGCTGGTCGAGGGCGACCTGGGGATCGGGCTGCACCTGATGGGCGGCTGCGCGATCGGGACCGATCCTGCCCGCTCGGTCGTCGACCCCGACTTCACCCTGCACGGCAGCCGGCGCATCCACGCCGCCGACTCGAGCGTGTTCCCGAACGCACCGGGGATCAACCCGGCGCTGACCATCGCCGCGCTCTCGATCCGGGCCGGCGAGTCGATCCTGGCCGCGGCGCGGAGATGA
- a CDS encoding TetR/AcrR family transcriptional regulator, with the protein MARISVTHRRELLFAAAVRVLARDGLAALSTRAIVAEAGMSLASFHYAYGSREELLGDIVASVVRGEREAGLAGVLGDASSPADAVRRAFAAYLDLVRVDPGREQGMFELTQHALRTPALARLATEQYQRYHEVAAELLDHVAERFDRRWDSPTADLARLVVALTDGLTLAWLADRDDAAAERLAARAADAVLTHLEEP; encoded by the coding sequence ATGGCACGGATCAGCGTCACCCACCGGCGCGAGCTGCTCTTCGCGGCCGCCGTCCGGGTGCTGGCCCGCGACGGGCTGGCGGCGCTGTCGACCCGCGCGATCGTGGCCGAGGCGGGCATGTCGCTGGCCAGCTTCCACTACGCGTACGGGTCGCGCGAGGAGCTGCTGGGCGACATCGTCGCGTCGGTCGTCCGGGGCGAGCGCGAGGCCGGTCTCGCCGGCGTGCTCGGCGACGCGAGCTCACCCGCAGACGCGGTGCGCCGCGCGTTCGCGGCCTACCTCGACCTGGTCCGCGTCGACCCGGGCCGCGAGCAGGGCATGTTCGAGCTCACCCAGCACGCGCTGCGCACCCCGGCGCTGGCGCGGCTGGCAACCGAGCAGTACCAGCGCTACCACGAGGTCGCCGCCGAGCTGCTCGACCACGTGGCGGAGCGGTTCGACCGGCGCTGGGACTCCCCCACCGCCGACCTGGCGCGGCTCGTGGTCGCGCTGACCGACGGACTCACCCTGGCCTGGCTCGCCGACCGCGACGACGCCGCCGCCGAACGGCTGGCCGCCCGGGCCGCCGACGCCGTGCTCACGCACCTGGAGGAGCCATGA
- a CDS encoding DsbA family oxidoreductase, giving the protein MDPEQSLVIYADFGSPACLAASARADALVAAGVRVDWRAIEPDPRLPVGGVRMSAAEREALERELEVVAGLLVPGEELPRSVPAFRPNARGPVAGYAEAYGAGVADDVRRLLFSAYWSRGLDIGSTEVLRRLLAGPVLRGHATSVPLSDFGLAVSPSRGPITMDAFRRIRDWSARWRSLNAAPLPLLVVDGSLPVAGETALRRLEKEMNRAGATPQPALPDPGRYPLVPDPPALPWASANGGPWRHAYMVGA; this is encoded by the coding sequence ATGGACCCGGAGCAGAGCTTGGTGATCTACGCCGACTTCGGCTCGCCCGCGTGCCTCGCGGCGAGCGCGCGCGCCGACGCCCTGGTGGCTGCCGGCGTCCGGGTCGACTGGCGTGCGATCGAGCCCGATCCCCGGCTGCCGGTCGGTGGCGTCCGGATGAGTGCGGCCGAGCGCGAGGCGCTGGAGCGCGAGCTCGAGGTGGTGGCCGGCCTGCTGGTCCCGGGCGAGGAGCTGCCCCGGTCGGTCCCGGCCTTCCGGCCGAACGCCCGTGGCCCGGTCGCCGGCTACGCCGAGGCGTACGGCGCGGGTGTGGCCGACGACGTGCGGCGCCTGCTGTTCTCCGCCTACTGGAGCCGGGGGCTCGACATCGGGAGCACGGAGGTGCTCCGGCGGCTGCTGGCCGGCCCGGTGCTGCGTGGGCACGCGACCTCGGTGCCGCTGAGCGACTTCGGCCTGGCCGTGAGCCCCAGCCGCGGGCCGATCACGATGGACGCGTTCCGCCGGATCCGCGACTGGTCCGCTCGGTGGCGGTCCCTGAACGCCGCGCCGCTGCCGCTCCTGGTGGTCGACGGGTCGCTGCCGGTGGCCGGCGAGACTGCGCTGCGCCGGCTCGAGAAGGAGATGAACCGCGCCGGCGCCACGCCGCAGCCGGCGCTGCCCGACCCGGGCCGGTACCCACTCGTGCCGGACCCGCCGGCGCTCCCGTGGGCCTCGGCGAACGGCGGGCCCTGGCGGCACGCCTACATGGTCGGCGCCTGA
- a CDS encoding DUF2249 domain-containing protein — translation MTDRQLDVREEIPARRHELIFSTYHDLAPGDGFELVNDHDPKPLYYQLDAEHKGEFAWDYLEEGPEVWRVRIGRVAAS, via the coding sequence ATGACCGATCGCCAGCTGGACGTCCGCGAGGAGATCCCGGCCCGCCGGCACGAGCTGATCTTCAGCACGTACCACGACCTCGCGCCCGGTGACGGCTTCGAGCTCGTCAACGACCACGACCCCAAGCCCCTGTACTACCAGCTCGACGCCGAGCACAAGGGCGAGTTCGCCTGGGACTACCTCGAGGAGGGCCCAGAGGTCTGGCGGGTCCGGATCGGCCGCGTCGCCGCGTCCTGA